The Solibacillus daqui genome has a segment encoding these proteins:
- the gatA gene encoding Asp-tRNA(Asn)/Glu-tRNA(Gln) amidotransferase subunit GatA has translation MTVFERTSAQLQESLKSGELTIADLTKEAFDRVEKLDGDVQAFLALNKEQATAKAAELDKVPFEERGPLFGMPIGVKDNIVTEGLETTCASKILEGFMPIYDATIVKKLRDAGMITIGKLNMDEFAMGSSNENSAFKTTKNPWNTKHVPGGSSGASAAAVAAGEVPFSLGSDTGGSIRQPAAYCGVVGMKPTYGRVSRFGLVAFASSLDQIGPITRNVTDNALLLEAISGVDEMDSTSADVPVPNYAAALDGNIKGLKIAVPKEFLGEGVGEAAKQSVLDALEVLKAQGATVEEVSLPHSKYALAAYYILSSSEASSNLSRFDGIRYGYRTDNAKNLLELYKNTRAEGFGDEVKRRIMLGTYSLSAGTYDAYYKKAQQVRTLIKQDYDTVFENYDVIIGPTAPTPAFEIGANVDDPLTMYANDILTIPINLAGVPAISIPCGFENGLPLGLQIIGKHFDEETLYRVAYAYEQQTDFNTQTPALWEVK, from the coding sequence TTCTTAGCATTAAATAAAGAACAAGCAACTGCAAAAGCTGCAGAATTAGATAAAGTTCCTTTCGAGGAGCGCGGCCCATTATTCGGTATGCCGATCGGGGTTAAAGATAACATCGTAACTGAAGGTTTAGAAACGACTTGTGCTTCTAAAATCCTAGAAGGCTTCATGCCAATTTATGATGCGACAATCGTGAAAAAATTACGCGATGCGGGCATGATTACAATTGGTAAATTAAACATGGATGAATTTGCGATGGGTTCTTCAAATGAAAACTCAGCATTCAAAACAACGAAAAATCCATGGAATACAAAACACGTACCAGGTGGCTCTTCAGGTGCATCTGCAGCTGCAGTAGCAGCAGGTGAAGTACCATTCTCATTAGGTTCTGATACAGGTGGTTCAATCCGTCAACCAGCAGCTTACTGTGGTGTTGTAGGGATGAAACCTACATATGGTCGTGTATCTCGTTTTGGTTTAGTTGCATTCGCATCTTCTTTAGACCAAATCGGACCAATTACACGCAATGTTACAGATAACGCATTACTTTTAGAAGCAATCTCAGGCGTAGACGAAATGGACTCAACATCAGCTGACGTACCAGTGCCTAACTACGCAGCAGCTTTAGATGGTAACATCAAAGGCTTAAAAATCGCTGTGCCAAAAGAATTCCTTGGTGAAGGCGTTGGCGAAGCAGCGAAACAATCCGTTCTTGATGCATTAGAAGTATTAAAGGCTCAAGGCGCTACTGTAGAAGAGGTTTCTTTACCACACTCTAAATACGCATTAGCAGCTTACTACATTCTTTCATCTTCAGAAGCTTCTTCTAACCTTTCTCGTTTCGATGGTATTCGTTACGGTTACCGCACAGACAACGCGAAAAACTTATTAGAGCTTTACAAAAACACACGTGCTGAAGGCTTCGGTGACGAAGTAAAACGTCGTATCATGCTTGGTACGTACTCATTATCAGCAGGTACGTACGATGCTTACTACAAAAAAGCACAACAAGTACGTACATTAATCAAACAAGATTACGACACAGTTTTCGAAAACTATGACGTAATTATTGGACCAACTGCGCCAACACCAGCATTCGAAATTGGTGCAAACGTAGATGATCCACTTACAATGTACGCAAACGATATTTTAACGATTCCTATTAACTTAGCGGGTGTACCAGCGATTTCGATCCCATGTGGATTCGAAAATGGCTTACCATTAGGTTTACAAATTATCGGTAAACACTTCGACGAGGAAACACTTTACCGCGTTGCTTATGCGTATGAGCAACAAACAGACTTTAACACACAAACTCCAGCGCTATGGGAGGTAAAATAA